A genomic stretch from Kwoniella europaea PYCC6329 chromosome 2, complete sequence includes:
- a CDS encoding imidazoleglycerol phosphate synthase, cyclase subunit codes for MAQPVTDTILPIPQVDQPTGHPREHKPKLYILDYGAGNVRSLANSIKKLGYEFEWIEDDSDFDKAEKLIFPGVGAFSQAMESLRSSGRFDSLLKYINSGKPYFGICIGMQVLFESSEETLPEPIKGLGVINHPIRKFSSQDESLPKGKKTVPHMGWNNTWKAWSTTSSASNDTPKVMLDGEDYYFVHSYAALIDPSTSTSDLNSPIKDFAYTLSRYGSEIYVSSVKKDNVFATQFHPEKSGPAGLDLLRRWLEASPESLSSPSRTSASTSSPRTWQPTNPNPSTQRKGGNGLTKRIVACLDVRSNDQGDLVVTKGDQYDVREKSSEDNKVRNLGKPVELSQRYYLEGADEIAFLNITSFRSSALLDQPMLDVVRNAAETVFVPLTIGGGIKDTVDPDGTPRSALEVAGAYFRSGADKVSIGSEAVIAVEQLLQRERDGVEPVLSGKTGIETISRGYGNQAVVVSIDPKRVYVDTTNPNWKDEFPKHHLDSLIIGDEATSRTASEEKGKAWWYQCTISGGRDVRDIDVVQLAKGVEKLGAGEILLNSVDRDGSGKGFDLDLVNLVKNAVSIPVVSSSGAGSPDDFIEVFQKTETEAALAAGIFHRKEVGIDQVKERLEKEGLPVRRCGLDTI; via the exons ATGGCTCAGCCAGTGACAGATACTATCCTACCTATCCCCCAAGTCGACCAACCTACAGGTCACCCAAGGGAACATAAACCAAAATTGTATATTTTAGATTACGGAGCTGGGAATGTTAGATC CTTAGCAAACTCGATCAAAAAATTGGGATATGAATTTGAatggattgaagatgatagtgatTTTGATAAAGCCGAG AAACTCATCTTCCCAGGTGTCGGTGCCTTCTCCCAAGCGATGGAATCCCTCCGTTCCTCCGGGAGATTCGACAGTCTATTAAAATACATCAACAGTGGTAAACCGTATTTCGGTATCTGTATAGGGATGCAAGTCCTATTCGAATCTTCAGAAGAGACCTTACCGGAACCCATAAAAGGTTTGGGAGTGATCAATCATCCTATAAGGAAATTTTCAAGTCAAGATGAAAGTCTaccaaaaggaaagaagacaGTACCTCACATGGGATGGAATAATACTTGGAAAGCCTGGTCTACTACCTCGTCAGCATCGAATGATACACCGAAAGTGATGTTGGATGGTGAAGATTACTATTTCGTTCACTCCTATGCTGCTCTCATTGatccttcaacctcaacctccgACTTGAACAGTCCGATAAAAGATTTTGCCTATACTCTATCAAGATATGGCTCAGAAATATACGTCTCATCCGTCAAGAAAGATAACGTGTTCGCTACTCAATTCCATCCCGAAAAATCTGGTCCAGCAGGATTAGACCTCTTACGAAGATGGTTGGAAGCTTCTCCTGAATCTCTATCGTCCCCTTCTCGAACATCCgcatccacctcatcaccaAGGACATGGCAACCTACCAACCCCAATCCCAGTACTCAACGAAAAGGAGGAAACGGTCTGACCAAGAGGATAGTAGCATGTTTGGATGTCCGATCCAATGACCAGGGTGATTTGGTAGTCACCAAAGGAGATCAATATGACGTTCGTGAAAAGTCCTCAGAAGATAACAAAGTACGTAATCTGGGTAAACCCGTTGAACTTTCTCAACGATATTACTTGGAAGGTGCCGATGAAATCGCTTTCCTCAACATCACTTCTTTCCGATCGAGTGCATTGTTGGATCAACCAATGTTGGATGTCGTCCGTAATGCCGCCGAGACAGTATTTGTTCCGTTGACCATTGGAGGTGGAATCAAAGATACGGTCGATCCTGATGGAACTCCCCGATCGGCATTGGAAGTGGCCGGAGCGTACTTCAGATCAGGTGCTGATAAAGTATCTATCGGTTCTGAAGCTGTCATAGCTGTCGAACAGTTACtacaaagagagagagatggcGTTGAACCGGTCCTAAGTGGGAAGACGGGTATTGAAACTATttcaagaggatatggtAATCAGGCTGTAGTAGTTTCCATTGACCCAAAAAGAGTATATGTCGATACGACCAATCCTaattggaaagatgaattcCCAAAACATCACTTGGATTCACTGATCATTGGAGATGAAGCTACGTCTAGGACCGCTTCAGAGGAGAAAGGTAAAGCATGGTGGTATCAATGTACGATATCTGGTGGAAGGGACGTAAGGGATATAGATGTTGTTCAGTTGGCAAAAGGTGTAGAAAAGTTAGGTGCGGGTGAGATCTTGTTGAATTCAGTTGATAGggatggatcaggtaaaggATTCGATCTGGATTTAGTCAACTTGGTTAAAAACGCTGTGTCCATACCGGTCGTTTCGTCATCTGGTGCAGGATCACCAGATGATTTCATAGAGGTCTTCCAAAAGACCGAGACGGAGGCGGCGCTCGCTGCGGGCATTTTCCACAGGAAGGAAGTGGGGATTGATcaggtgaaagagaggttggaaaagGAGGGATTACCTGTTAGGAGATGTGGATTAGATACGATTTGA